The following coding sequences are from one Arachis hypogaea cultivar Tifrunner chromosome 7, arahy.Tifrunner.gnm2.J5K5, whole genome shotgun sequence window:
- the LOC112701666 gene encoding uncharacterized protein: MIFFNNANNEHVLCQTFPTYLDGAALLWFSKLLAGSISSFEELARSFIDYFAALRINVHGSYYLGTIRQGQHESLKDYMTRFAETTMEIPDLDPAVHLHALKAGLRPGKFRETITVTKLKMLEEFRERAVGQIEIEEL; encoded by the coding sequence atgatattttttaacaaCGCTAACAATGAACATGTACTTTGCCAAACTTTTCCTACTTATCTTGATGGTGCTGCATTACTTTGGTTTTCTAAATTGTTAGCAGGTTCGATCTCCTCATTTGAAGAATTGGCGAGATCCTTCATCGACTACTTCGCAGCATTAAGAATAAACGTGCACGGATCATATTACCTAGGAACCATTAGACAAGGACAACACGAAAGTTTAAAGGACTACATGACTCGGTTTGCTGAAACAACCATGGAAATACCAGATCTAGACCCAGCAGTCCACTTGCACGCCCTTAAGGCCGGCCTCAGACCTGGTAAGTTCCGGGAAACAATCACGGTGACTAAATTGAAGATGCTGGAGGAATTCCGAGAAAGGGCTGTAGGCCAAATAGAGATCGAAGAACTCTGA